From Actinopolyspora lacussalsi, a single genomic window includes:
- a CDS encoding DNA-binding CsgD family transcriptional regulator (product_source=COG2771; cath_funfam=1.10.10.10; cog=COG2771; pfam=PF00196; smart=SM00382,SM00421; superfamily=46785,46894,48452,52540) — protein sequence MNHPSATRPAPDAGSAARLWEVAQHREATRLRKEIAANPNKPLTAVVRGPGGYGKTSLLNLLARTYREMGATVRESADFDPAEIRSGAAALLLDDAHLLHPATLCEVEALAAAGPVRVILACRPWPFPEELARLCARFATGRSVVDLPELGVTEIAEVLRAVPGAPGDAEAAQRLRKFTGGVPALVGRAFETLEPRELAAGGAERLPRSALDRFDHELSALDRTARGCLTALAVGAEPHPALLATVLDEESPEITTAVAALRSAGLLDDTDTPPPMVARAVLELTDWQERLAVLRVLLRVRLDRGGPVLPLLRPLLGSESVLPCDETLAAAFDTAGGQALSQSSEVGESPEVAVRMFDAAVTTGLPASSVTARKAWAVALTGRFDEALRLADRVIADETASERATAIQVAAAVLTHRGLPERAAELCRWSARHVRWPGDSSCAVLGLICTGRLGEAVELLRTEAEEAPTSVSGASTQLASGLHESVGGTASEALNTLVRAASLAEPVGGALLTPDTPAAVAATVALHCGEHDVADSVLRRAVTADSGGPLFRTRHRLLATWLPLLRGDTTVAKRELGALLSSTGELAPRDRLHAVAIEAGIASRDNDMAALGQARTRARRAMAEHPVDLFALLPLGELAVATARLRDDEWLLPQLRQAHELLAALGDPPLWAAPLRWREMQAAIVVEEYDRAAEHAAVLERTARHNQLAAALAAAGAVWLRVLENEVDPAAVESAARTLHAVGLAWDGAGLAGQAAIHTTDRNAMPALLECARGLSGKGNRSQRQSSGTGGDIGAAGGEAQLLSDREREVAELVLGGMTYKQVGQRLFISAKTVEHHIGRIKQRLDCADRQQLLEKLRSLLR from the coding sequence GTGAATCACCCCAGCGCCACACGGCCCGCGCCGGACGCGGGTTCAGCAGCCCGGCTGTGGGAGGTCGCACAACACCGCGAGGCCACGCGCCTGCGGAAGGAAATAGCCGCCAACCCGAACAAACCCCTCACCGCGGTGGTGCGTGGTCCCGGCGGGTACGGCAAGACGAGTCTGCTGAACCTGCTCGCCCGCACCTACCGCGAAATGGGCGCCACGGTGCGTGAATCGGCCGACTTCGACCCGGCGGAGATCCGCTCCGGCGCTGCCGCGCTGCTGCTCGACGACGCCCACCTGCTGCACCCCGCCACACTGTGCGAGGTGGAGGCCCTGGCCGCCGCCGGCCCGGTACGCGTGATCCTGGCCTGCCGTCCCTGGCCGTTCCCGGAGGAACTGGCGCGGCTCTGCGCACGCTTCGCCACGGGCAGGTCGGTCGTGGACCTGCCCGAGCTCGGCGTCACCGAGATCGCCGAAGTGCTCCGCGCGGTCCCCGGGGCGCCGGGCGACGCCGAGGCGGCGCAGCGGCTGCGGAAGTTCACCGGCGGAGTTCCCGCCCTCGTGGGACGCGCGTTCGAAACGCTGGAGCCACGTGAGCTCGCCGCCGGTGGGGCGGAGCGCCTGCCGCGGTCCGCACTGGACAGGTTCGACCACGAACTGTCCGCACTGGACCGAACCGCGCGCGGTTGCCTCACCGCGCTCGCAGTCGGCGCCGAACCACATCCCGCGCTGCTGGCCACTGTGCTCGACGAGGAATCCCCCGAGATCACCACCGCCGTGGCGGCACTGCGCTCCGCCGGTCTGCTGGACGACACCGACACGCCCCCGCCCATGGTCGCCCGTGCCGTGCTGGAACTGACGGACTGGCAAGAACGACTGGCGGTGCTGCGCGTGCTGCTGCGCGTCCGGCTGGACCGCGGTGGCCCCGTGCTGCCGTTGCTGCGGCCGCTGCTGGGATCCGAGTCCGTCCTGCCGTGCGACGAAACGCTGGCAGCCGCCTTCGACACCGCGGGCGGCCAGGCACTGAGCCAGTCCTCGGAAGTGGGCGAGTCCCCGGAAGTGGCGGTTCGGATGTTCGACGCGGCCGTGACCACCGGTCTGCCCGCGTCCTCGGTCACCGCCCGCAAGGCGTGGGCGGTCGCGCTGACCGGACGATTCGACGAGGCGCTGCGCCTTGCCGACCGGGTGATAGCCGACGAGACCGCTTCCGAACGTGCCACCGCCATCCAGGTGGCGGCGGCGGTGCTGACACACCGCGGGCTGCCCGAACGAGCCGCGGAGCTGTGCCGCTGGTCCGCCCGCCACGTCCGCTGGCCGGGGGACAGTTCCTGCGCCGTGCTCGGACTCATCTGCACCGGCAGGCTCGGCGAGGCCGTCGAACTGCTGCGTACCGAAGCCGAAGAAGCGCCCACCTCGGTGTCCGGGGCGAGCACCCAGCTCGCCTCCGGTCTGCACGAATCGGTCGGCGGTACGGCTTCGGAGGCGCTGAACACACTGGTCCGAGCCGCCTCGCTGGCCGAGCCCGTCGGTGGGGCGCTGCTCACCCCGGACACCCCGGCAGCCGTCGCGGCCACGGTCGCGCTGCACTGCGGGGAGCACGACGTCGCCGATTCGGTGCTGCGACGGGCCGTCACGGCCGACAGCGGCGGTCCGCTGTTTCGCACCAGGCACCGGTTGCTCGCCACCTGGTTACCGCTGTTGCGGGGTGACACCACGGTGGCCAAGCGGGAGCTCGGCGCACTGCTGTCCAGCACCGGTGAGCTCGCCCCGCGTGATCGACTGCACGCGGTGGCGATCGAGGCGGGTATCGCGAGCCGCGACAACGACATGGCGGCGCTGGGGCAGGCACGCACCAGGGCACGTCGGGCGATGGCCGAACACCCGGTGGACCTGTTCGCGTTGCTTCCGCTGGGCGAACTCGCCGTGGCCACCGCGAGGCTGCGGGACGACGAGTGGCTGCTGCCGCAGCTGCGGCAGGCACACGAACTGCTGGCGGCGCTCGGCGACCCCCCGCTGTGGGCGGCTCCGCTGCGCTGGCGCGAGATGCAGGCCGCCATCGTGGTCGAGGAGTACGACCGGGCGGCCGAGCACGCCGCCGTGCTCGAACGGACGGCGCGGCACAACCAGCTCGCCGCCGCGCTGGCAGCGGCGGGGGCGGTGTGGCTGCGCGTGCTCGAAAACGAGGTGGACCCGGCAGCGGTGGAAAGCGCGGCACGGACGCTGCACGCGGTCGGACTCGCCTGGGACGGTGCCGGACTGGCCGGACAGGCGGCGATCCACACCACCGACCGGAACGCGATGCCCGCCCTGCTGGAATGTGCGCGTGGACTGAGCGGGAAGGGGAACCGTTCGCAGCGGCAGTCGAGCGGAACCGGTGGGGACATCGGCGCGGCGGGCGGTGAGGCGCAGCTGCTGAGCGACAGGGAACGGGAGGTGGCCGAGCTGGTGCTCGGCGGGATGACCTACAAGCAGGTCGGCCAGCGGCTGTTCATCTCGGCCAAGACGGTCGAGCACCACATCGGCCGGATCAAGCAGCGGCTGGACTGCGCCGACAGGCAGCAACTCCTGGAGAAACTCCGCTCCTTGTTGAGGTGA
- a CDS encoding acetyl esterase (product_source=KO:K01066; cath_funfam=3.40.50.1820; cog=COG0657; ko=KO:K01066; pfam=PF07859; superfamily=53474), with amino-acid sequence MSKVLDAIPASVQQRAQSAVLLSLLRLPRPLLRRVAGPPTRVDGQELALEVQALLRLQALAGQERMAADTPEKARASMAQGIEVVRGAGVSGVQVSKRTVSAGSGELPARLYRPEGRTEPSTLLVFYHGGGWVVGDLDTHDELCRFLAKHADIRVLSVDYRLAPEHPFPAAAEDAVDAYQYVLENAEDLGSSADSIAVGGDSAGGNLAAVVSQHATANGLKSPVLQLLLYPATDAGTRRRSRELFGNGFLLTDGDMDWFMDMYQPEVSARSDQRLSVLRNEDLTGLAPTVLITAGFDPLRDEGEEYGRRLSEAGVPVISRRFPDLIHGFANLFGASARLREAMFEIVGELRAGLSLHSGG; translated from the coding sequence GTGTCCAAGGTTCTCGATGCCATCCCCGCCTCGGTACAACAACGTGCCCAGTCAGCCGTACTGCTGAGCCTGCTCCGGCTCCCGCGCCCGCTGCTGCGGCGCGTCGCCGGGCCGCCCACGCGGGTCGACGGCCAGGAGCTGGCCCTGGAAGTACAAGCACTGCTGCGGTTGCAGGCACTGGCAGGTCAGGAACGCATGGCCGCCGACACCCCGGAGAAGGCCCGCGCGAGCATGGCGCAGGGCATCGAGGTCGTCCGCGGTGCGGGAGTTTCCGGGGTCCAGGTCAGCAAACGCACCGTGTCCGCGGGCTCGGGCGAGCTGCCCGCCAGGCTGTACCGCCCGGAAGGCCGCACCGAGCCGAGCACGTTGCTCGTCTTCTACCACGGCGGCGGTTGGGTCGTGGGTGATCTCGACACCCACGACGAGCTGTGCCGGTTCCTCGCCAAACACGCCGACATCAGGGTGCTCTCGGTGGACTATCGGCTGGCGCCCGAACACCCCTTCCCCGCGGCGGCCGAGGACGCGGTCGACGCGTACCAGTACGTGCTGGAGAACGCCGAGGACCTCGGTTCCAGCGCCGACTCGATCGCGGTGGGCGGAGACAGCGCGGGAGGCAACCTGGCGGCCGTGGTCTCGCAGCACGCCACCGCGAACGGGCTCAAGAGCCCCGTGCTGCAGCTGCTGCTGTATCCGGCCACGGACGCGGGCACCCGGCGCCGCTCCCGCGAGCTGTTCGGGAACGGCTTCCTGCTCACCGACGGGGACATGGACTGGTTCATGGACATGTACCAGCCCGAGGTCTCCGCACGGAGTGACCAGCGGCTCTCGGTACTGCGCAACGAGGACCTCACCGGGCTGGCGCCCACGGTGCTGATCACGGCGGGCTTCGATCCGCTGCGGGACGAGGGCGAGGAGTACGGGAGGCGGCTGTCCGAGGCCGGTGTACCGGTCATCTCCCGCAGGTTCCCCGACCTCATCCACGGTTTCGCGAACCTGTTCGGAGCCAGTGCCAGGCTGCGGGAGGCGATGTTCGAGATCGTGGGAGAACTGCGGGCCGGACTTTCCCTCCACTCCGGAGGTTAG